From the genome of Biomphalaria glabrata chromosome 17, xgBioGlab47.1, whole genome shotgun sequence, one region includes:
- the LOC106075700 gene encoding uncharacterized protein LOC106075700 isoform X2 encodes MPTQKNFNFTPRNLTKQAIRRSLKTKLTLIGAENKILVDTINGYVQKAEAVCSKLEASAEITPIQFANAMAKLETVYSACVKLILMTAELFEKLEPITMKPLSIDEESNRRLKRLELRFHDFVARKESAEKLASRERPPSPELDFSPSLIDTVNKKVAELRQKDRERPEPKFSTILDAFRKKAAELETKDVSPPKELISRPDVSGELDNFIEFQRFLHGLDKMDDTSRLRQVLPKKVSYQMTAERCRKEQQVQTSQENSWSKFSPGVPENEMSSDQDLQCSIIRKLEHLEMAISRMSRCVPEGFAEESRQTVQREESGCKTERHSKHKSMGSPSVVCAEQKVLSNAETQEAGTSSSSASFGQLSRNIVLEHCECCKNAYAARGGHADDSAECRILQFSGDKTFAGLKALPLKQHCPLCPCLHSSPLQPPDPSGGYHQASHPHSNVTLNRKLGAPVKDTPWQKNQQPILDSVTHGTHASLNTTAAYPDTKKAYPDTKNAHEELLSDKDRIDMIGKIVEMVSAQLLPMLKERTSSISSSPKFQPEGNSVLNAPTSPLRMLKRPHSAPSVKWSDERRYMASFYGTHGCDNNTHSSLCPKAETTPIVVTQAPSPANEGSLTQTSKLTHSAASQIFLTAVNSQDSQQMQSSQSTQTYYSLEQQMQELRTSLKDIQSMQTMHHSNDNHAADEPYVADKQPYVADKQPYVADKQPYLANEQPYRDETQSNKIEKGKPSTSSPGMSNNNPESSQFEGLRPDCLKLREETYPAENPLTIEIHDYQRMVSKNNLYPGKSYQVEKEKESMRQHAKSQMQRLRLMRGYRSHSAPKVQMKRSQASNTPWAFKCKCQMNTTETNGAEMVEEENANFNEETGDFDDGFLSDRRVHFHCRMPPVSLPGPDGTEVDSSSSSTLCKKPTRSLPFKRPGLRLVEVGRNDTPIPSRLSRQLPEAWNDGVHKSIADISYGGEKRRPTNYGGLVKAEDMEVNQSQDGYLNPKDKLATSEDAEVARYNTRDATNNISLMEERDGLKKCRPKSTKTICISNLPLDLQEIRLLYLLKPHGHVTKIYFIKHRTTGEFQGIAYIKFSREEDAAAAAKAIHKTDIDGHIVHAKMHNVQGK; translated from the exons ATGCCTACGCAGaagaactttaactttactcCAAGAAATTTAACTAAGCAGGCCATCAGGAGGTCTCTGAAGACGAAACTTACACTGATTGGAGCAGAGAACAAGATTCTAGTGGACACGATCAATGGCTATGTACAGAAG GCAGAGGCAGTGTGCTCTAAACTGGAAGCCAGTGCTGAGATCACACCAATACAGTTTGCTAACGCTATGGCCAAACTGGAGACAGTGTACTCGGCCTGTGTCAAACTGATCCTAATGACTGCAGAGCTATTTG AAAAATTGGAGCCAATTACTATGAAGCCTCTTTCCATTGATGAAGAGTCCAACAGACGCCTCAAAAGGTTGGAGTTGCGGTTTCACGACTTTGTCGCCAGAAAAGAGTCGGCAGAGAAACTTGCCAGCAGAGAGCGGCCCCCGTCACCCGAGCTAGATTTTTCGCCGTCTCTTATTGATACTGTAAACAAGAAAGTCGCTGAATTG CGCCAAAAGGATCGAGAGAGACCGGAACCAAAGTTTTCGACCATCTTGGATGCTTTTAGAAAGAAAGCCGCAGAATTG gaaacgaAGGATGTAAGCCCGCCAAAAGAGTTGATCAGTCGTCCAGATGTCAGCGGTGAACTGGATAATTTTATTG AGTTCCAAAGGTTTCTTCATGGATTGGACAAGATGGATGACACCAGTAGATTAAGACAAGTCTTACCAAAGAAAGTATCCTACCAGATGACTGCAGAAAGATGCAGAAAGGAGCAACAGGTTCAGACATCTCAGGAAAATTCATGGTCGAAATTCTCTCCTGGAGTTCCCGAAAATGAGATGTCCTCTGACCAGGACTTGCAGTGCAGCATCATTAGGAAGCTGGAACATCTAGAGATGGCGATCTCGAGGATGTCACGGTGTGTCCCTGAAGGATTCGCAGAAGAGAGCAGACAGACGGTGCAGCGTGAAGAAAGCGGATGCAAAACGGAGAGACATAGTAAACATAAAAGCATGGGCTCTCCTTCGGTTGTTTGCGCGGAGCAGAAAGTTTTAAGCAACGCCGAAACGCAGGAAGCTGGCACCTCATCGTCTTCTGCATCATTCGGCCAATTGTCTAGAAATATCGTTTTAGAACATTGCGAATGCTGTAAAAACGCGTACGCAGCCAGGGGCGGCCACGCCGACGACTCCGCTGAGTGCAGAATTCTTCAATTCAGCGGGGATAAAACATTTGCCGGACTAAAAGCGTTGCCCTTAAAACAGCATTGCCCTCTCTGCCCATGTCTGCATTCCTCTCCGCTGCAGCCACCTGACCCGTCAGGTGGGTATCACCAAGCAAGCCATCCTCACTCCAACGTGACGCTAAACAGAAAACTAGGCGCGCCCGTTAAAGACACGCCTTGGCAAAAGAATCAACAACCTATATTGGATTCTGTGACTCATGGAACACATGCTTCTCTGAATACAACAGCTGCTTATCCAGATACAAAAAAAGCTTATCCAGATACTAAGAATGCTCACGAAGAACTTTTAAGTGATAAGGATCGTATCGACATGATTGGCAAAATCGTGGAAATGGTTAGCGCACAGTTGTTACCGATGTTAAAAGAAAGGACGTCTTCAATTTCCAGTAGCCCTAAATTCCAACCGGAAGGAAATTCGGTTTTAAATGCCCCAACCTCACCACTGCGCATGCTCAAACGACCTCACTCTGCACCTAGTGTCAAATGGTCCGACGAGCGTCGGTACATGGCTTCTTTCTACGGAACCCACGGATGTGACAATAACACGCATTCGTCTTTGTGTCCCAAAGCAGAAACCACTCCAATAGTGGTCACTCAAGCACCGTCACCAGCCAATGAAGGAAGCCTCACCCAGACCTCAAAGTTGACGCATTCCGCGGCGTCGCAGATATTTCTCACTGCTGTCAATAGTCAGGACAGCCAACAAATGCAGAGCAGTCAAAGCACACAGACTTACTACAGCCTGGAGCAGCAGATGCAGGAACTCCGAACATCATTGAAGGACATTCAGAGCATGCAGACAATGCATCATTCGAATGACAATCACGCAGCCGACGAGCCATACGTAGCTGATAAGCAGCCATACGTAGCTGATAAGCAGCCATATGTAGCTGATAAGCAGCCATACCTAGCTAATGAGCAGCCATACAGAGATGAGACACAGAGTAATAAAATCGAAAAAGGAAAACCCAGCACTAGTAGCCCGGGTATGTCCAATAACAACCCAGAATCCTCACAGTTTGAAGGTCTTAGGCCTGACTGTCTAAAGCTAAGGGAAGAAACTTATCCGGCTGAAAATCCATTGACGATAGAGATACACGATTACCAACGCATGGTTTCAAAGAATAATCTTTACCCAGGGAAGAGTTACCAAgttgaaaaagagaaagagagtatgAGGCAGCATGCTAAATCTCAAATGCAGAGGCTCAGACTCATGCGCGGTTACAGGTCGCATTCCGCGCCAAAAGTACAGATGAAACGGTCGCAAGCAAGCAACACTCCTTGGGCATTTAAGTGTAAGTGTCAGATGAACACCACAGAGACCAACGGGGCAGAGATGGTTGAGGAGGAGAACGCAAACTTCAATGAAGAAACCGGAGACTTCGATGATGGATTCTTATCCGACAGACGCGTTCACTTCCATTGCCGCATGCCACCCGTTAGCCTGCCTGGCCCAGACGGCACGGAAGTGGACTCGTCAAGTTCCAGCACGCTTTGCAAGAAACCCACCAGAAGCCTACCTTTTAAAAGGCCTGGCCTTAGATTGGTGGAAGTCGGGAGAAATGATACGCCTATACCATCGAGGCTGTCACGTCAACTTCCTGAGGCATGGAACGATGGCGTACACAAATCAATAGCAGACATATCGTACGGGGGTGAGAAACGTAGGCCTACAAACTACGGAGGCCTCGTCAAGGCTGAAGACATGGAAGTTAATCAAAGTCAAGATGGTTACCTAAACCCTAAG GACAAACTGGCCACAAGTGAAGATGCAGAAGTGGCCAGATATAACACGCGTGACGCTACCAACAATATATCACTGATGGAAGAACGAGATGGGCTGAAAAAATGTCGCCCCA AATCCACAAAGACCATCTGTATCTCCAATTTGCCGCTAGACTTGCAGGAGATACGACTCCTCTACCTCTTAAAGCCTCATGGTCACGTGACCAAAATATATTTCATCAAGCATAGGACAACGGGAGAGTTTCAG GGAATAGCCTATATTAAATTTTCCAGAGAAGAAGACGCCGCTGCCGCAGCTAAAGCTATTCACAAGACAGATATAGATGGACACATAGTCCACGCAAAAATGCACAATGTTCAAGGAAAATAA
- the LOC106075700 gene encoding uncharacterized protein LOC106075700 isoform X1, with amino-acid sequence MPTQKNFNFTPRNLTKQAIRRSLKTKLTLIGAENKILVDTINGYVQKAEAVCSKLEASAEITPIQFANAMAKLETVYSACVKLILMTAELFEEEEMPEARSVSETTTKESASSSSTSATTEASEKLEPITMKPLSIDEESNRRLKRLELRFHDFVARKESAEKLASRERPPSPELDFSPSLIDTVNKKVAELRQKDRERPEPKFSTILDAFRKKAAELETKDVSPPKELISRPDVSGELDNFIEFQRFLHGLDKMDDTSRLRQVLPKKVSYQMTAERCRKEQQVQTSQENSWSKFSPGVPENEMSSDQDLQCSIIRKLEHLEMAISRMSRCVPEGFAEESRQTVQREESGCKTERHSKHKSMGSPSVVCAEQKVLSNAETQEAGTSSSSASFGQLSRNIVLEHCECCKNAYAARGGHADDSAECRILQFSGDKTFAGLKALPLKQHCPLCPCLHSSPLQPPDPSGGYHQASHPHSNVTLNRKLGAPVKDTPWQKNQQPILDSVTHGTHASLNTTAAYPDTKKAYPDTKNAHEELLSDKDRIDMIGKIVEMVSAQLLPMLKERTSSISSSPKFQPEGNSVLNAPTSPLRMLKRPHSAPSVKWSDERRYMASFYGTHGCDNNTHSSLCPKAETTPIVVTQAPSPANEGSLTQTSKLTHSAASQIFLTAVNSQDSQQMQSSQSTQTYYSLEQQMQELRTSLKDIQSMQTMHHSNDNHAADEPYVADKQPYVADKQPYVADKQPYLANEQPYRDETQSNKIEKGKPSTSSPGMSNNNPESSQFEGLRPDCLKLREETYPAENPLTIEIHDYQRMVSKNNLYPGKSYQVEKEKESMRQHAKSQMQRLRLMRGYRSHSAPKVQMKRSQASNTPWAFKCKCQMNTTETNGAEMVEEENANFNEETGDFDDGFLSDRRVHFHCRMPPVSLPGPDGTEVDSSSSSTLCKKPTRSLPFKRPGLRLVEVGRNDTPIPSRLSRQLPEAWNDGVHKSIADISYGGEKRRPTNYGGLVKAEDMEVNQSQDGYLNPKDKLATSEDAEVARYNTRDATNNISLMEERDGLKKCRPKSTKTICISNLPLDLQEIRLLYLLKPHGHVTKIYFIKHRTTGEFQGIAYIKFSREEDAAAAAKAIHKTDIDGHIVHAKMHNVQGK; translated from the exons ATGCCTACGCAGaagaactttaactttactcCAAGAAATTTAACTAAGCAGGCCATCAGGAGGTCTCTGAAGACGAAACTTACACTGATTGGAGCAGAGAACAAGATTCTAGTGGACACGATCAATGGCTATGTACAGAAG GCAGAGGCAGTGTGCTCTAAACTGGAAGCCAGTGCTGAGATCACACCAATACAGTTTGCTAACGCTATGGCCAAACTGGAGACAGTGTACTCGGCCTGTGTCAAACTGATCCTAATGACTGCAGAGCTATTTG AAGAAGAGGAAATGCCTGAAGCCCGATCTGTGAGTGAGACTACAACTAAAGAGTCGGCCTCCTCCTCTTCTACCTCCGCCACCACTGAAGCATCTG AAAAATTGGAGCCAATTACTATGAAGCCTCTTTCCATTGATGAAGAGTCCAACAGACGCCTCAAAAGGTTGGAGTTGCGGTTTCACGACTTTGTCGCCAGAAAAGAGTCGGCAGAGAAACTTGCCAGCAGAGAGCGGCCCCCGTCACCCGAGCTAGATTTTTCGCCGTCTCTTATTGATACTGTAAACAAGAAAGTCGCTGAATTG CGCCAAAAGGATCGAGAGAGACCGGAACCAAAGTTTTCGACCATCTTGGATGCTTTTAGAAAGAAAGCCGCAGAATTG gaaacgaAGGATGTAAGCCCGCCAAAAGAGTTGATCAGTCGTCCAGATGTCAGCGGTGAACTGGATAATTTTATTG AGTTCCAAAGGTTTCTTCATGGATTGGACAAGATGGATGACACCAGTAGATTAAGACAAGTCTTACCAAAGAAAGTATCCTACCAGATGACTGCAGAAAGATGCAGAAAGGAGCAACAGGTTCAGACATCTCAGGAAAATTCATGGTCGAAATTCTCTCCTGGAGTTCCCGAAAATGAGATGTCCTCTGACCAGGACTTGCAGTGCAGCATCATTAGGAAGCTGGAACATCTAGAGATGGCGATCTCGAGGATGTCACGGTGTGTCCCTGAAGGATTCGCAGAAGAGAGCAGACAGACGGTGCAGCGTGAAGAAAGCGGATGCAAAACGGAGAGACATAGTAAACATAAAAGCATGGGCTCTCCTTCGGTTGTTTGCGCGGAGCAGAAAGTTTTAAGCAACGCCGAAACGCAGGAAGCTGGCACCTCATCGTCTTCTGCATCATTCGGCCAATTGTCTAGAAATATCGTTTTAGAACATTGCGAATGCTGTAAAAACGCGTACGCAGCCAGGGGCGGCCACGCCGACGACTCCGCTGAGTGCAGAATTCTTCAATTCAGCGGGGATAAAACATTTGCCGGACTAAAAGCGTTGCCCTTAAAACAGCATTGCCCTCTCTGCCCATGTCTGCATTCCTCTCCGCTGCAGCCACCTGACCCGTCAGGTGGGTATCACCAAGCAAGCCATCCTCACTCCAACGTGACGCTAAACAGAAAACTAGGCGCGCCCGTTAAAGACACGCCTTGGCAAAAGAATCAACAACCTATATTGGATTCTGTGACTCATGGAACACATGCTTCTCTGAATACAACAGCTGCTTATCCAGATACAAAAAAAGCTTATCCAGATACTAAGAATGCTCACGAAGAACTTTTAAGTGATAAGGATCGTATCGACATGATTGGCAAAATCGTGGAAATGGTTAGCGCACAGTTGTTACCGATGTTAAAAGAAAGGACGTCTTCAATTTCCAGTAGCCCTAAATTCCAACCGGAAGGAAATTCGGTTTTAAATGCCCCAACCTCACCACTGCGCATGCTCAAACGACCTCACTCTGCACCTAGTGTCAAATGGTCCGACGAGCGTCGGTACATGGCTTCTTTCTACGGAACCCACGGATGTGACAATAACACGCATTCGTCTTTGTGTCCCAAAGCAGAAACCACTCCAATAGTGGTCACTCAAGCACCGTCACCAGCCAATGAAGGAAGCCTCACCCAGACCTCAAAGTTGACGCATTCCGCGGCGTCGCAGATATTTCTCACTGCTGTCAATAGTCAGGACAGCCAACAAATGCAGAGCAGTCAAAGCACACAGACTTACTACAGCCTGGAGCAGCAGATGCAGGAACTCCGAACATCATTGAAGGACATTCAGAGCATGCAGACAATGCATCATTCGAATGACAATCACGCAGCCGACGAGCCATACGTAGCTGATAAGCAGCCATACGTAGCTGATAAGCAGCCATATGTAGCTGATAAGCAGCCATACCTAGCTAATGAGCAGCCATACAGAGATGAGACACAGAGTAATAAAATCGAAAAAGGAAAACCCAGCACTAGTAGCCCGGGTATGTCCAATAACAACCCAGAATCCTCACAGTTTGAAGGTCTTAGGCCTGACTGTCTAAAGCTAAGGGAAGAAACTTATCCGGCTGAAAATCCATTGACGATAGAGATACACGATTACCAACGCATGGTTTCAAAGAATAATCTTTACCCAGGGAAGAGTTACCAAgttgaaaaagagaaagagagtatgAGGCAGCATGCTAAATCTCAAATGCAGAGGCTCAGACTCATGCGCGGTTACAGGTCGCATTCCGCGCCAAAAGTACAGATGAAACGGTCGCAAGCAAGCAACACTCCTTGGGCATTTAAGTGTAAGTGTCAGATGAACACCACAGAGACCAACGGGGCAGAGATGGTTGAGGAGGAGAACGCAAACTTCAATGAAGAAACCGGAGACTTCGATGATGGATTCTTATCCGACAGACGCGTTCACTTCCATTGCCGCATGCCACCCGTTAGCCTGCCTGGCCCAGACGGCACGGAAGTGGACTCGTCAAGTTCCAGCACGCTTTGCAAGAAACCCACCAGAAGCCTACCTTTTAAAAGGCCTGGCCTTAGATTGGTGGAAGTCGGGAGAAATGATACGCCTATACCATCGAGGCTGTCACGTCAACTTCCTGAGGCATGGAACGATGGCGTACACAAATCAATAGCAGACATATCGTACGGGGGTGAGAAACGTAGGCCTACAAACTACGGAGGCCTCGTCAAGGCTGAAGACATGGAAGTTAATCAAAGTCAAGATGGTTACCTAAACCCTAAG GACAAACTGGCCACAAGTGAAGATGCAGAAGTGGCCAGATATAACACGCGTGACGCTACCAACAATATATCACTGATGGAAGAACGAGATGGGCTGAAAAAATGTCGCCCCA AATCCACAAAGACCATCTGTATCTCCAATTTGCCGCTAGACTTGCAGGAGATACGACTCCTCTACCTCTTAAAGCCTCATGGTCACGTGACCAAAATATATTTCATCAAGCATAGGACAACGGGAGAGTTTCAG GGAATAGCCTATATTAAATTTTCCAGAGAAGAAGACGCCGCTGCCGCAGCTAAAGCTATTCACAAGACAGATATAGATGGACACATAGTCCACGCAAAAATGCACAATGTTCAAGGAAAATAA